A genomic region of Arachis hypogaea cultivar Tifrunner chromosome 5, arahy.Tifrunner.gnm2.J5K5, whole genome shotgun sequence contains the following coding sequences:
- the LOC112800509 gene encoding uncharacterized protein isoform X1 — protein sequence MSQLNNVLLVWFLLLSVAHGTSAQLSRHHYAKICPNVENIVRDAVKKKFHETFVTVPATIRLFFHDCFVRGCDASVLVASTPNNKAEKDHPDNLSLAGDGFDTVIRAKAAVDAVPLCRNKVSCADILTMATRDVISLAGGPYYEVELGRYDGLKSRASDVNGKLPQPGFNLNQLNSLFAANGLTQTDMIALSDFMVADLWKGVSWEVDSLTTPIPHEIKQFICGLRYPSSTALEPQWEWWPAASKKYSAREGYRWLLKKALNWNANSNWNWLWNTNIPEKFKFTMWLGLHDALPTETFRFKRHLASSDMCKRCNKAQETMEHCLRDCERSKAIWYMLDPSILDSTTGTALEEWFRKALANNEASFGAGLWWVWRHRCNDIFNTDNPWTDHKVVALARITAKDLQVYRNRSNAFRSLRNCLCWEPPVGNSFKVNCDASLYMDSNLAGFGCIIRDSKGDWISGCSGSIPPWSIIRCELFAAWRGLVLAWDCGLRDIICATDCLDILPIMHELTSGYSSEVTDLVHKIQELLSRPWLVHVEWVSREANRAADWMAKYGAKNNSNHVIWSEPCVDLQRIIRSDLG from the exons ATGTCTCAGCTTAATAATGTTCTACTTGTGTGGTTTCTCTTATTAAGTGTTGCACATGGTACTTCAGCTCAGCTAAGTCGACACCATTATGCAAAAATCTGCCCCAATGTTGAGAACATAGTCAGAGATGCAGTTAAGAAGAAGTTCCATGAAACATTTGTCACTGTCCCTGCTACCATTCGCCTCTTCTTCCATGATTGCTTTGTGAGG GGTTGTGATGCTTCAGTTTTGGTAGCTTCGACTCCAAACAACAAAGCAGAGAAGGATCATCCTGACAATCTCTCACTGGCCGGAGACGGCTTTGACACGGTGATCAGAGCAAAAGCAGCCGTGGATGCTGTCCCTCTCTGCAGAAATAAAGTCTCATGCGCAGATATTCTTACCATGGCAACCCGTGATGTTATTTCACTG GCTGGTGGACCGTACTATGAGGTTGAGTTAGGGAGATATGATGGGTTGAAGTCAAGGGCTTCAGATGTGAATGGGAAGCTGCCGCAGCCAGGGTTCAACTTGAACCAGCTCAATTCACTCTTCGCCGCGAACGGCCTTACCCAGACAGATATGATTGCTCTTTCAG atttcatggtggctgacttgtggaaaggggtgtcttgggaggttgatagtcttaccacgcctattccgcatgagattaagcagtttatTTGTGGTCTGAGATATCCTAGTTCGACTGCGTTGGAGCCACAGTGGGAGTGGTGGCCTGCAGCATCAAAAAAGTATAGTGCAAGGGAGGGTTACAGATGGTtattaaagaaagcattaaattggaatgccaatagtaattggaactggttgtggaacacaaacattccagagaagttcaaatttactatgtggcttggcttacatgatgctctaccaactgagacctttcgattcaagcggcatttagcttcttcagatatgtgtaagagatgtaacaaggcgcaggagactatggagcattgccttagagactgtgaacgatcaaaggcaatttggtatatgttggatcctagtatcctggactcgacgactggtactgctcttgaagagtggtttcggaaggccttggctaacaatgaggcgtcctttggtgcagggctttggtgggtatggagacataggtgcaatgacatattcaatactgacaacccttggacagaccacaaggttgttgccttggccagaattaccgccaaggacttacaggtttacaggaatcgaagcaatgcctttaggtctctccgaaattgcctgtgttgggaaccaccggtaggtaatagttttaaagttaattgtgatgcaagcttgtatatggattcaaatttagcaggatttgggtgtattattagagattctaagggagattggatctcgggctgctctggaagcattcccccttggtctataatcagatgtgaattatttgctgcttggagggggctggttttagcttgggattgcggtttgagggatattatatgtgcaacggattgccttgacattctgcccatcatgcatgagcttacaagtgggtattcatctgaagtaacagatttggttcacaagattcaggagcttttatctcgtccttggcttgttcacgttgaatgggtgtcccgagaagcaaatagagctgcggattggatggctaaatatggtgccaagaataactctaatcatgttatttggtctgagccttgtgttgatctccaacgaatcatccgctcggatttaggatag
- the LOC112800509 gene encoding peroxidase 51-like isoform X2, with the protein MSQLNNVLLVWFLLLSVAHGTSAQLSRHHYAKICPNVENIVRDAVKKKFHETFVTVPATIRLFFHDCFVRGCDASVLVASTPNNKAEKDHPDNLSLAGDGFDTVIRAKAAVDAVPLCRNKVSCADILTMATRDVISLAGGPYYEVELGRYDGLKSRASDVNGKLPQPGFNLNQLNSLFAANGLTQTDMIALSGAHTVGFSHCNKFNNRIYNFKSHTKVDPTLNDLYASQLKSMCPRNVDPRIAIDMDPTTPRAFDNAYFKNLQKGMGLFTSDQVLFMDPRSKPAVEAFASNSKTFHANFVAAITKLGRVGIKNAQNGNIRSDCSII; encoded by the exons ATGTCTCAGCTTAATAATGTTCTACTTGTGTGGTTTCTCTTATTAAGTGTTGCACATGGTACTTCAGCTCAGCTAAGTCGACACCATTATGCAAAAATCTGCCCCAATGTTGAGAACATAGTCAGAGATGCAGTTAAGAAGAAGTTCCATGAAACATTTGTCACTGTCCCTGCTACCATTCGCCTCTTCTTCCATGATTGCTTTGTGAGG GGTTGTGATGCTTCAGTTTTGGTAGCTTCGACTCCAAACAACAAAGCAGAGAAGGATCATCCTGACAATCTCTCACTGGCCGGAGACGGCTTTGACACGGTGATCAGAGCAAAAGCAGCCGTGGATGCTGTCCCTCTCTGCAGAAATAAAGTCTCATGCGCAGATATTCTTACCATGGCAACCCGTGATGTTATTTCACTG GCTGGTGGACCGTACTATGAGGTTGAGTTAGGGAGATATGATGGGTTGAAGTCAAGGGCTTCAGATGTGAATGGGAAGCTGCCGCAGCCAGGGTTCAACTTGAACCAGCTCAATTCACTCTTCGCCGCGAACGGCCTTACCCAGACAGATATGATTGCTCTTTCAG GGGCTCACACCGTGGGGTTCTCTCATTGCAACAAGTTCAATAACAGAATCTACAATTTCAAGAGCCACACTAAAGTGGACCCCACACTCAACGACCTTTACGCCTCGCAGCTAAAATCTATGTGCCCGAGAAATGTGGATCCAAGGATTGCAATCGACATGGACCCAACAACACCACGGGCTTTCGATAACGCTTATTTCAAGAATCTTCAGAAGGGTATGGGCCTGTTCACCTCAGACCAAGTTCTGTTCATGGACCCAAGGTCCAAGCCCGCTGTGGAGGCGTTTGCTAGTAACAGCAAAACCTTCCAC